In Dermacentor albipictus isolate Rhodes 1998 colony chromosome 6, USDA_Dalb.pri_finalv2, whole genome shotgun sequence, the following proteins share a genomic window:
- the LOC135921989 gene encoding RING-type E3 ubiquitin-protein ligase PPIL2 encodes MGKRQHQKDKLYLTTTEWSTIYGGRRPNATRQAEGSEFKRLPFDHCALSLQPFEHPLCTPEGIIYDIMNIVPFVKKYGIDPASGKPIDAKKLIRLNFAKNADGKYHCPVLYKVFNENTHIVAIKTTGNVFSYDAVDQLNLRAKNFKDLLTDEPFTRQDIITLQDPSDLEKFNLSRFHHLKHNLKVIDPEEEKMKSDPKYTLRKINAETRTILDTLDKEYKPPTEAEKAEKVVRKADKFNAAHYSTGAVAASFTSTVMEVTTAHEPAVLADDVVRYSMVKKKGYVQLQTTHGNLNFELYCDAVPKTCENFVGLCKKGYYDNTKFHRSIRHFMIQGGDPTGTGKGGDSLWGKPFKDEFKPNLVHQGRGMLSMANEGPNMNKSQFFVTYRSCRHLDSKHTVFGKLVGGLDALNTIESVETDNKDRPIEDIVILKAVVFVDPFEEVDEELKKKREDEATKKKQGDSEQMEKKLKAKRVLKEFHKGVGKYIDPETAKAATKEAEAEVPVKKVKAVTGKFGDFSCW; translated from the coding sequence ATGGGCAAACGACAGCATCAGAAGGACAAGCTCTATCTCACGACTACGGAATGGTCGACGATCTACGGCGGTCGACGTCCCAATGCGACGCGCCAGGCCGAAGGCTCCGAATTCAAGCGACTGCCGTTCGACCACTGCGCGCTTTCGTTACAGCCTTTCGAGCACCCGCTATGCACGCCCGAAGGAATCATCTACGACATCATGAACATCGTCCCCTTCGTCAAGAAGTACGGCATCGACCCCGCCAGCGGCAAGCCCATCGACGCCAAAAAGCTGATTCGTCTCAACTTCGCCAAGAACGCCGACGGCAAGTACCACTGCCCCGTCTTGTACAAGGTGTTCAACGAAAACACACACATCGTCGCCATCAAGACGACGGGAAACGTCTTCTCGTACGACGCCGTCGACCAGCTGAACCTCCGGGCCAAGAACTTCAAGGACTTGCTCACGGACGAGCCGTTCACGAGGCAGGACATCATCACCCTGCAGGACCCGAGCGACCTCGAGAAGTTCAACCTCTCCCGGTTTCACCACCTCAAGCACAACCTCAAGGTGATCGACCCCGAAGAAGAGAAGATGAAGTCCGACCCCAAGTACACCCTGCGAAAGATCAACGCCGAAACGCGCACCATCCTCGACACGTTGGACAAGGAGTACAAGCCGCCCACGGAGGCGGAGAAGGCGGAGAAAGTTGTCCGGAAGGCGGACAAGTTCAACGCCGCGCACTACTCCACCGGAGCCGTGGCCGCTTCGTTCACGTCCACTGTCATGGAGGTCACCACTGCGCACGAACCGGCCGTGCTGGCGGACGACGTGGTGCGTTACTCCATGGTGAAGAAGAAGGGCTACGTCCAGCTCCAGACGACGCACGGCAACCTCAACTTCGAGCTGTACTGCGACGCCGTGCCCAAGACgtgcgagaacttcgtgggcctCTGCAAGAAGGGCTACTACGACAACACCAAGTTCCACCGGTCCATACGCCACTTTATGATACAGGGCGGAGACCCCACGGGAACCGGGAAAGGAGGAGATTCCCTTTGGGGAAAACCGTTCAAGGACGAGTTCAAGCCTAACCTCGTCCACCAAGGCAGAGGAATGCTGAGCATGGCAAACGAAGGGCCAAACATGAACAAGTCGCAGTTCTTCGTGACATACCGGTCTTGCCGCCACTTGGATTCAAAGCACACCGTGTTTGGCAAGCTGGTTGGTGGTCTGGATGCACTGAACACGATCGAATCTGTCGAGACCGACAATAAGGATCGTCCCATCGAAGACATTGTCATTCTAAAGGCTGTCGTCTTTGTGGATCCGTTTGAGGAGGTAGATGAGGAGTTGAAGAAGAAGAGAGAAGACGaggcaacaaaaaagaaacaaggggACAGTGAACAAATGGAAAAGAAACTGAAAGCCAAGAGGGTTCTCAAAGAGTTCCACAAGGGAGTTGGCAAGTACATTGATCCCGAAACTGCAAAGGCAGCTACTAAGGAGGCAGAAGCCGAAGTACCAGTGAAGAAAGTGAAGGCAGTGACTGGAAAGTTTGGAGACTTCAGTTGCTGGTGA